From one Rosa rugosa chromosome 4, drRosRugo1.1, whole genome shotgun sequence genomic stretch:
- the LOC133744115 gene encoding peroxisomal membrane protein PEX14 isoform X1 — translation MASQSSEDKPENPVGLAEAQQDVAAQPPKQTSTPSVFVNSEPMREDQVQNAMKFLSHPKVKGSPVIYRRSFLEKKGLTKEEIDEAFRRVPDPPPSAQATTANQADGQAKTTNIQAQSSNQTLQPASSTAPVGTLARYRFHWSHAILAVGLLAASGAGTALLIKNAIIPRLRSWVRKVVLEDDNDIEKKTDTKPSLAEEAAAAAKSAAAAAADVAKASQEMLNSKTEERKYFGELMSLLDVQVQEMKSMSNSIRKLEGETRASRASLVDHEDSRLTVTKSKQQYVNGKAEYDMHSVQSFSAPASVEPSAAPHSKSYMEIMAMVQRGEKPPNVREIDDLPPNPNQQPSNPRLVPRAKPWELGQTQNNSSQVYQSHTSSEAFSSSTQENGLNYLNGDSSVPWWQRKTPSITEIENEDEVKAASSQVVKQPVQRAWVPPQPPPVAMPEAAEAIRRPKPSVQRESLGNDQAVARSSSDVTDELQRVTKISESGGALEMNNGNAAEISNGNSYLNSTEIHEEQENYE, via the exons ATGGCCTCTCAATCCTCGGAGGACAAACCAGAAAACCCAG TAGGTCTTGCTGAGGCTCAGCAAGATGTTGCAGCTCAGCCTCCTAAGCAAACTTCAACCCCATCGGTGTTTGTGAATTCCGAACCAATGAGAGAGGACCAAGTGCAAAATGCTATGAAGTTTCTTTCGCACCCAAAAGTTAAGGGCTCTCCTGTCATCTACAGGCGCTCTTTTCTTGAGAAGAAGGGGCTTACGAAGGAGGAGATTGATGAGGCGTTTCGGCGTGTGCCT GACCCACCTCCAAGTGCACAGGCAACTACTGCAAATCAAG CTGATGGACAAGCGAAAACAACAAACATTCAGGCACAAAGTTCAAATCAAACTTTGCAGCCTGCTAGTTCTACTGCCCCGGTGGGTACCTTAGCTCGGTATAGATTCCACTGGTCTCATGCCATTCTTGCTGTAGGATTACTGGCAGCTTCAGGTGCTGGAACTGCTTTACTTATTAAG AATGCTATTATTCCAAGGTTGAGGTCTTGGGTACGAAAGGTTGTATTGGAGGATGACAATGACATTGAGAAGAAAACTGACACGAAACCCAGTTTAGCAGAAGAAGCTGCAGCAGCGGCTAAATCAGCTGCAGCTGCAGCAGCAGATGTGGCAAAAGCAAGCCAAGAAATGCTGAATTCTAAGACTGAAG AGAGGAAATACTTTGGGGAACTTATGAGTTTGTTAGATGTGCAAGTGCAAGAAATGAAGTCAATGAGTAATTCCATACGGAAATTGGAAG GAGAAACGAGGGCCTCAAGAGCCTCTCTTGTTGATCACGAAGATAGTCGACTCACAGTCACTAAGTCAAAG CAACAATATGTGAATGGCAAGGCAGAGTACGACATGCACTCAG TGCAATCTTTCTCAGCTCCTGCATCTGTGGAACCATCTGCTGCACCTCACTCAAAGTCTTATATGGAG ATCATGGCCATGGTACAAAGAGGGGAGAAACCTCCTAATGTCAGA GAAATTGATGATTTACCGCCCAATCCTAATCAGCAGCCATCAAATCCTCGCTTGGTTCCTAGAGCCAAG CCTTGGGAGCTTGGTCAGACCCAAAACAACTCAAGCCAAGTATATCAGTCCCATACAAGTAGCGAAGCCTTCAGTTCGAGCACGCAGGAGAATGGGCTCAATTATTTAAACGGTGACAGTTCAGTGCCTTGGTGGCAGCGGAAAACTCCCAGTATCACAGAGAtagaaaatgaagatgaagtCAAGGCAGCTAGTTCGCAAGTAGTTAAGCAGCCGGTTCAGCGTGCATGGGTTCCTCCCCAGCCACCCCCAGTTGCAATGCCAGAAGCAGCTGAAGCCATCCGACGGCCAAAACCATCAGTGCAGAGAGAATCTCTGGGTAATGATCAGGCCGTAGCACGTTCTTCATCAGATGTGACTGATGAGTTGCAGAGGGTAACAAAAATATCCGAGTCTGGAGGTGCATTGGAGATGAACAATGGGAATGCTGCAGAAATCAGTAATGGGAATTCATATCTGAACTCTACCGAGATACATGAAGAGCAAGAAAACTATGAGTAA
- the LOC133744115 gene encoding peroxisomal membrane protein PEX14 isoform X2 has translation MASQSSEDKPENPGLAEAQQDVAAQPPKQTSTPSVFVNSEPMREDQVQNAMKFLSHPKVKGSPVIYRRSFLEKKGLTKEEIDEAFRRVPDPPPSAQATTANQADGQAKTTNIQAQSSNQTLQPASSTAPVGTLARYRFHWSHAILAVGLLAASGAGTALLIKNAIIPRLRSWVRKVVLEDDNDIEKKTDTKPSLAEEAAAAAKSAAAAAADVAKASQEMLNSKTEERKYFGELMSLLDVQVQEMKSMSNSIRKLEGETRASRASLVDHEDSRLTVTKSKQQYVNGKAEYDMHSVQSFSAPASVEPSAAPHSKSYMEIMAMVQRGEKPPNVREIDDLPPNPNQQPSNPRLVPRAKPWELGQTQNNSSQVYQSHTSSEAFSSSTQENGLNYLNGDSSVPWWQRKTPSITEIENEDEVKAASSQVVKQPVQRAWVPPQPPPVAMPEAAEAIRRPKPSVQRESLGNDQAVARSSSDVTDELQRVTKISESGGALEMNNGNAAEISNGNSYLNSTEIHEEQENYE, from the exons ATGGCCTCTCAATCCTCGGAGGACAAACCAGAAAACCCAG GTCTTGCTGAGGCTCAGCAAGATGTTGCAGCTCAGCCTCCTAAGCAAACTTCAACCCCATCGGTGTTTGTGAATTCCGAACCAATGAGAGAGGACCAAGTGCAAAATGCTATGAAGTTTCTTTCGCACCCAAAAGTTAAGGGCTCTCCTGTCATCTACAGGCGCTCTTTTCTTGAGAAGAAGGGGCTTACGAAGGAGGAGATTGATGAGGCGTTTCGGCGTGTGCCT GACCCACCTCCAAGTGCACAGGCAACTACTGCAAATCAAG CTGATGGACAAGCGAAAACAACAAACATTCAGGCACAAAGTTCAAATCAAACTTTGCAGCCTGCTAGTTCTACTGCCCCGGTGGGTACCTTAGCTCGGTATAGATTCCACTGGTCTCATGCCATTCTTGCTGTAGGATTACTGGCAGCTTCAGGTGCTGGAACTGCTTTACTTATTAAG AATGCTATTATTCCAAGGTTGAGGTCTTGGGTACGAAAGGTTGTATTGGAGGATGACAATGACATTGAGAAGAAAACTGACACGAAACCCAGTTTAGCAGAAGAAGCTGCAGCAGCGGCTAAATCAGCTGCAGCTGCAGCAGCAGATGTGGCAAAAGCAAGCCAAGAAATGCTGAATTCTAAGACTGAAG AGAGGAAATACTTTGGGGAACTTATGAGTTTGTTAGATGTGCAAGTGCAAGAAATGAAGTCAATGAGTAATTCCATACGGAAATTGGAAG GAGAAACGAGGGCCTCAAGAGCCTCTCTTGTTGATCACGAAGATAGTCGACTCACAGTCACTAAGTCAAAG CAACAATATGTGAATGGCAAGGCAGAGTACGACATGCACTCAG TGCAATCTTTCTCAGCTCCTGCATCTGTGGAACCATCTGCTGCACCTCACTCAAAGTCTTATATGGAG ATCATGGCCATGGTACAAAGAGGGGAGAAACCTCCTAATGTCAGA GAAATTGATGATTTACCGCCCAATCCTAATCAGCAGCCATCAAATCCTCGCTTGGTTCCTAGAGCCAAG CCTTGGGAGCTTGGTCAGACCCAAAACAACTCAAGCCAAGTATATCAGTCCCATACAAGTAGCGAAGCCTTCAGTTCGAGCACGCAGGAGAATGGGCTCAATTATTTAAACGGTGACAGTTCAGTGCCTTGGTGGCAGCGGAAAACTCCCAGTATCACAGAGAtagaaaatgaagatgaagtCAAGGCAGCTAGTTCGCAAGTAGTTAAGCAGCCGGTTCAGCGTGCATGGGTTCCTCCCCAGCCACCCCCAGTTGCAATGCCAGAAGCAGCTGAAGCCATCCGACGGCCAAAACCATCAGTGCAGAGAGAATCTCTGGGTAATGATCAGGCCGTAGCACGTTCTTCATCAGATGTGACTGATGAGTTGCAGAGGGTAACAAAAATATCCGAGTCTGGAGGTGCATTGGAGATGAACAATGGGAATGCTGCAGAAATCAGTAATGGGAATTCATATCTGAACTCTACCGAGATACATGAAGAGCAAGAAAACTATGAGTAA
- the LOC133745912 gene encoding 1-deoxy-D-xylulose 5-phosphate reductoisomerase, chloroplastic: MALNLLSPAEIKAISFLDSTKSTHLPKLPGGFALRRRDCRTVIGRRIQCSAQAPPPPAWPGSAFPEPGRRTWDGPKPISVVGSTGSIGTQTLDIVAENPEKFRVVALAAGSNVTLLVDQVKRFKPKLVAVRNESLLNELKEALSGLEDKPEIIPGEQGVIEVARHPDAVTVVTGIVGCAGLKPTVAAIEAGKDIALANKETLIAGGPFVLPLAHKHNVKILPADSEHSAIFQCIQGLPEGALRRIILTASGGAFRDWPVEKLKEVKVADALKHPNWSMGKKITVDSATLFNKGLEVIEAHYLYGAEYDDIEIVIHPQSIIHSMIETQDSSVLAQLGWPDMRLPILYTMSWPERIYCSEVTWPRLDLCKLGSLTFKAPDNVKYPSMDLAYSAGRAGGTMTGVLSAANEKAVEMFIDEKISYLDIFKVVELTCAKHRAELVTSPSLEEIVHYDLWARDYAANLQSSTSSTPVFA, encoded by the exons ATGGCTCTGAATCTgttgtctccagctgaaattaAAGCGATCTCTTTCTTGGATTCCACCAAGTCCACTCACTTGCCAAAGCTTCCAG GTGGGTTTGCTTTGAGGAGGAGAGATTGCAGAACGGTGATTGGAAGAAGAATTCAGTGTTCAGCACAAGCACCACCACCTCCAGCTTGGCCGGGAAGTGCTTTTCCGGAGCCCGGCCGGAGGACTTGGGATGGTCCAAAGCCTATTTCTGTTGTTGGATCTACTGGTTCCATTGGAACCCAG ACATTGGACATAGTTGCAGAGAACCCTGAAAAATTCAGAGTTGTGGCCCTAGCAGCTGGCTCAAATGTCACTCTTCTTGTCGATCAG GTGAAGAGGTTCAAACCCAAACTAGTTGCAGTTAGAAATGAATCATTACTTAATGAACTTAAAGAGGCTCTATCTGGTCTAGAAGACAAGCCTGAGATCATTCCTGGGGAGCAAGGAGTCATTGAG GTTGCTCGGCACCCAGATGCAGTCACAGTAGTTACAGGAATAGTCGGTTGTGCAGGACTGAAG CCTACAGTGGCTGCAATAGAAGCAGGGAAAGACATAGCTTTAGCCAATAAGGAGACTCTGATTGCTGGAGGCCCATTTGTTCTTCCTCTTGCACACAAGCATAATGTGAAAATTCTTCCTGCTGATTCAGAACATTCTGCAATTTTTCAG TGTATCCAAGGCTTGCCAGAGGGTGCACTTCGGCGTATCATTTTGACAGCTTCTGGTGGGGCTTTCAG GGATTGGCCTGTTGAAAAACTCAAAGAAGTTAAGGTTGCTGATGCTCTGAAACATCCTAACTGGAGTATGGGAAAGAAGATAACTGTTGATTCAGCTACGCTTTTCAATAAG GGGCTAGAAGTCATTGAAGCCCATTACTTGTATGGAGCTGAGTATGATGATATCGAGATTGTGATTCATCCACAATCCATCATCCATTCGATGATTGAAACTCAG GATTCATCTGTTCTAGCACAGTTGGGGTGGCCTGATATGCGCTTGCCAATCCTCTACACCATGTCATGGCCAGAGAGAATCTATTGCTCTGAAGTAACCTGGCCCCGGCTTGATCTTTGCAA GCTTGGTTCACTAACCTTTAAAGCTCCTGACAACGTGAAATACCCATCCATGGATCTTGCCTATTCTGCTGGGCGGGCCGGTGGCACCATGACAGGAGTTCTTAGTGCAGCAAATGAAAAGGCCGTGGAGATGTTTATCGATGAAAA AATTAGTTATCTGGATATTTTCAAGGTTGTTGAGCTAACATGTGCCAAGCACAGGGCAGAACTCGTGACCTCACCTTCCCTCGAGGAAATTGTACATTATGATTTATGGGCTCGAGATTATGCTGCTAATCTGCAAAGCTCTACAAGTTCAACCCCTGTATTTGCATGA
- the LOC133743255 gene encoding uncharacterized protein LOC133743255, with the protein MQTSSAAASSLTSLSPSFNAYSSSDRLAQIAARVVSEFRQELDEAGLEDIDDLYDSNNDAQFSPPRLEAQQEAENDDVKEAADEEEEEEEEFEFAFVCREGEAPTSPIAAEEVFYNGQIRPVYPVFDQSLLLQNDDDLESSDSTHAVNKDSERPSTVTKPRRQPLRMLMIEEEREAASCSSSEADDLENLPPGTYCVWAPPKASGKGGGRSGGGCDKSSSTGSSKRWKFRDLLSRSSSDGAKDTLVFFAPTTKTAEKEGSNVVVARKGKSSKAVADGDKRRSFLPYRQDLVGFFSNVNGLSRNLHPF; encoded by the coding sequence ATGCAGACCAGTAGCGCCGCTGCGAGTTCGTTAACCTCGCTCTCTCCCAGCTTCAACGCCTACTCTTCCTCCGACCGCCTTGCTCAGATCGCCGCGCGCGTCGTCAGCGAGTTTCGTCAAGAACTCGATGAGGCAGGTTTGGAAGACATTGATGATCTGTATGATAGCAATAACGACGCGCAATTCTCACCGCCGCGGTTGGAAGCGCAACAAGAGGCTGAAAACGACGACGTAAAGGAGGCGgcggatgaggaggaggaggaggaggaggagtttgAGTTCGCTTTTGTGTGCAGAGAGGGAGAGGCGCCGACGTCGCCGATTGCGGCGGAGGAGGTTTTTTATAACGGTCAGATCAGGCCGGTATACCCGGTCTTCGACCAGAGCTTGCTTCTCCAAAACGACGACGACCTTGAATCATCCGACTCTACTCATGCCGTGAATAAAGATTCCGAGAGGCCGTCGACGGTTACGAAGCCGCGTCGTCAGCCGCTGAGAATGCTCATGATCGAGGAGGAGCGCGAGGCCGCGTCGTGCTCGTCTTCCGAGGCCGACGACCTGGAGAACCTGCCACCTGGCACTTACTGCGTGTGGGCCCCGCCCAAGGCTTCCGGAAAAGGTGGAGGAAGAAGCGGCGGGGGCTGCGATAAGAGCAGCTCGACCGGGTCGTCGAAGCGGTGGAAGTTTCGGGACCTTCTTTCTCGGAGCAGTAGCGACGGCGCCAAGGACACTCTCGTCTTTTTTGCTCCGACGACCAAGACCGCAGAGAAGGAGGGCAGTAACGTCGTAGTCGCGCGGAAAGGGAAGAGCAGCAAAGCCGTGGCTGATGGGGATAAACGGCGGTCGTTTCTGCCATACAGGCAGGACCTGGTGGGGTTTTTCTCTAATGTGAATGGGCTTAGTAGGAATTTGCATCCAttctga